A genomic window from Lycium barbarum isolate Lr01 chromosome 4, ASM1917538v2, whole genome shotgun sequence includes:
- the LOC132637167 gene encoding probable 2-oxoglutarate-dependent dioxygenase AOP1.2, translating to MASKIPTIDFCKTELKPGSLEWELTKAQVLQALKEYGCFEAIYDKVPKEIGETMFDALKEAFPLESKVREYIDKPFDRYQDQIPHTPYNEIRCTTDLLLPESIETFVNTFWPDGNLHYGYYA from the coding sequence ATGGCATCCAAGATTCCAACCATAGATTTTTGCAAGACCGAGCTGAAACCAGGTTCTTTAGAATGGGAACTAACAAAAGCTCAAGTCCTCCAAGCCTTAAAAGAGTATGGTTGCTTTGAAGCAATATATGATAAGGTTCCAAAGGAAATTGGAGAAACCATGTTCGATGCTTTAAAAGAAGCATTTCCATTGGAGTCCAAAGTGAGAGAGTATATAGACAAACCCTTTGATCGGTACCAAGACCAAATTCCACACACACCATACAATGAGATTAGGTGCACCACTGATTTGCTCCTCCCTGAAAGTATTGAAACCTTCGTCAATACCTTCTGGCCTGATGGAAATCTTCACTATGGATATTATGCTTAA